One segment of Ipomoea triloba cultivar NCNSP0323 chromosome 12, ASM357664v1 DNA contains the following:
- the LOC115998599 gene encoding uncharacterized protein At2g34160-like yields MEEITEGVTNINISAGDLQKKNRIQVSSTKKPLFFYVNLAKRYMQQYSEVELSALGMAIATVVSVAEILKNNGLAVEKKIMTSTVDVKDDSRGRPISKAKIEIVLGKSEKFDEIMAAAASEKDRGDGEVQS; encoded by the exons ATGGAGGAGATAACGGAGGGAGTCACCAATATCAACATTAGCGCCGGTGATCTTCAGAAGAAGAATCGCATTCAGGTCTCCAGCACCAAAAAACCATTGTTCTTCTATGTCAATCTTGCCAAG aGATATATGCAGCAGTACAGTGAGGTGGAGCTTTCTGCTCTTGGAATGG CTATTGCAACAGTAGTCTCAGTGGCTGAAATCCTGAAGAACAATGGATTAGCTGTTGAAAAGA AGATTATGACATCAACTGTTGATGTCAAGGATGATTCAAGAGGAAGGCCAATTTCTAAAGCCAAA ATTGAGATAGTGCTTGGGAAGAGTGAAAAATTTGACGAGATAATGGCAGCGGCGGCTTCTGAAAAGGACCGTGGTGATGGAGAAGTGCAAAGTTAA
- the LOC115999429 gene encoding uncharacterized protein LOC115999429 has product MPQGYGQGQQQAPQQQGQGVGMQHLLNQMNPNFLKQFAQNFPQGVPPMFQQGVQQPIAAHLAPEFEEEDCIVYPGVDANNFELKTSLIQMVQANQFGGARVEDPKAHVVHFDRICNTIKMNGIPTDAIKLRLFPFSLRDQALSWLNSFSANHLLTWEQLYKAFMQEYCPPSKAAKLKKLIQNFQQFGNENLHEAWKRFKDLRRQCPKNLLTPGDFISSFYEGLLDSSKIIIDTSSYGGIFMDMGPDYGEQLIERITSNTEYWYNERSDPPKREKPAGMFEVDDKMAVQAQLNSIQHMLKQMMQGPKQSVQAVTQPPPQVPYMPTPVLLSSISLQFTGTSNQGSSQSVEQIDMIGYSRPQGQGQGYQSFGQQGINQYGNQWNNQGRNPPPGFQGNQGNRGGNQGIQWRGNQNQNQWNQQGTSQPPQDPDMKSFMTMMMNQMGKLQAEVENLRTQCGGNKQEPPQAPSSSGKLPATTENPRHQVNAVTTRSGLALKDPPYPTDDRTQEGEVEEDVNEQEKGDKEEEIVVESDNEEEPSIQKDKSKGKAPVLEQSA; this is encoded by the exons ATGCCCCAAGGTTATGGGCAAGGTCAACAACAAGCTCCTCAACAACAAGGGCAAGGGGTTGGGATGCAACATCTCTTAAATCAAATGAATCCCAACTTCTTGAAACAATTTGCTCAAAATTTCCCACAAGGAGTTCCCCCGATGTTTCAACAAGGTGTACAACAACCAATAGCGGCCCACTTAGCCCCAGAATTTGAGGAAGAGGATTGTATTGTGTACCCGGGGGTAGATGCCAACAACTTCGAGCTAAAGACATCCCTTATTCAAATGGTTCAAGCCAATCAATTTGGGGGTGCAAGAGTTGAGGATCCAAAGGCCCATGTTGTACACTTTGATAGGATTTGCAACACAATCAAGATGAATGGAATTCCTACCGATGCTATCAAGTTGAGATTGTTCCCTTTCTCATTAAGGGATCAAGCATTAAGTTGGCTAAACTCTTTCTCGGCCAACCACTTGTTGACATGGGAGCAACTATACAAGGCCTTTATGCAAGAATATTGCCCTCCTTCCAAGGCCGCAAAATTGAAGAAACTTATTCAAAACTTTCAACAATTTGGAAATGAAAATCTACATGAGGCATGGAAAAGGTTCAAGGATTTAAGGAGACAATGCCCCAAGAACTTGCTTACTCCGGGGGACTTCATATCATCTTTCTATGAGGGACTATTGGATAGTTCCAAGATCATCATCGACACATCATCTTATGGAGGAATTTTCATGGATATGGGGCCAGATTATGGAGAACAATTGATAGAGAGAATCACTTCCAACACGGAATATTGGTATAATGAGAGGAGTGATCCGCCCAAGAGAGAAAAACCGGCCGGGATGTTTGAGGTTGATGACAAGATGGCGGTGCAAGCACAACTAAACTCTATCCAACACATGTTGAAACAAATGATGCAAGGGCCGAAACAGAGTGTTCAAGCGGTTACTCAACCTCCACCCCAAGTTCCTTACATGCCTACTCCCGTACTCTTATCCTCAATCTCCTTGCAATTCACCGGGACCTCAAA CCAAGGCTCATCACAAAGTGTGGAACAAATTGATATGATTGGGTATTCTAGACCCCAAGGCCAAGGTCAAGGCTACCAAAGTTTCGGGCAACAAGGAATAAATCAATATGGAAATCAATGGAATAATCAAGGAAGAAATCCACCTCCGGGTTTTCAAGGGAACCAAGGCAATAGAGGAGGGAATCAAGGAATTCAATGGAGAGGaaaccaaaatcaaaatcaatggAACCAACAAGGAACCTCTCAACCTCCTCAAGACCCAGATATGAAATCTTTTATGACCATGATGATGAACCAAATGGGCAAGCTACAAGCCGAGGTGGAGAATCTTAGAACTCAATGCGGTGGAAACAAACAAGAACCTCCTCAAGCACCGTCTTCTAGTGGTAAACTACCGGCCACCACCGAAAATCCAAGACACCAAGTTAATGCCGTCACCACTAGGAGTGGATTAGCATTGAAAGACCCTCCTTACCCCACCGATGATCGAACTCAAGAAGGAGAGGTGGAGGAGGATGTAAATGAGCAAGAAAAAGGTGACAAGGAAGAGGAGATAGTGGTTGAAAGTGATAATGAAGAGGAGCCTTCGATTCAAAAAGACAAGTCAAAAGGAAAGGCTCCCGTGCTAGAACAAAGTGCCTGA
- the LOC115999430 gene encoding uncharacterized protein LOC115999430, which yields MSKDKEIDDSVIPYNLLPFPQRLWKSKESERESKFHKMLDKLEISMPFVEAKLPPKLKDPGSFAIPCIIGGFVVGGALCDLGASVSLMPYSMCKRLNLGEPKPTTMTLQMADHSVKRLVGVLEDIPEDAKVPIILGRPFLATAGAIIDVKRGKLVMEVAKNKIKFDIFKMAKHQPSYVDECKMVKAMEESIEETQKNNQGDMIDIRANFKPHEKNQALKIGGNFFGPNGFYKR from the exons ATGAGCAAAGATAAGGAGATTGATGACTCGGTGATACCGTACAACTTGTTACCGTTTCCACAAAGGTTGTGGAAATCAAAAGAGTCCGAAAGGGAGAGCAAATTCCACAAGATGCTTGATAAGTTGGAAATCTCTATGCCGTTTGTTGAAGCT AAATTGCCTCCCAAGTTAAAAGATCCCGGTAGTTTCGCCATTCCTTGTATTATCGGTGGATTTGTGGTAGGAGGTGCTTTGTGTGACCTAGGGGCAAGTGTCAGTTTGATGCCCTATTCTATGTGCAAGAGGCTAAACCTTGGTGAGCCAAAGCCTACCACTATGACTCTTCAGATGGCCGACCATTCAGTGAAGCGCCTGGTGGGCGTCCTTGAGGATATCCCC GAGGATGCCAAGGTTCCCATCATCCTTGGTAGGCCTTTTCTAGCTACCGCCGGAGCGATTATTGATGTGAAGAGGGGCAAGTTGGTGATGGAGGTGGCCAAAAACAAGATCAAGTTTGATATCTTTAAGATGGCCAAGCATCAACCATCTTATGTTGATGAGTGCAAAATGGTGAAGGCTATGGAGGAGAGCATTGAAGAGACCCAAAAGAACAACCAAGGAGACATGATTGATATCCGGGCTAATTTTAAGCCCCATGAGAAAAATCAAGCTTTGAAAATTGGAGGGAATTTCTTTGGTCCTAATGGTTTCTACAAGAGATAG